The genomic region CAAGCGTGAAGGTGAGGTTTCAGAAGTGGAATGGCAAAAGAGCCTGACCGCAATCGCTGAACCGAAGGCCGAGCGATTTTTCCAGGTAGATTTTTCCGCTACCCCCTACAACGAAGTCGGCACGGGTAAGAAGGCGAAGAAAACCTACTTTCCACATATCGTGGTGGATTTCGACCTGAAGGCAGCCATGAAGCAAGGGCTTGTGAAATCCCTTGTCCTGGATCGACGCAGCGAAATAGGGGCATTGTCCGATGAAGAGTTGGAATTCAAAGCCTATCGTGACGAGAACGGCAACCCGCAGCTTGCTGAAGGACAGCGCGTTATGTTGCGTGCCGGACTCACTAAGCTGCGCAAGCTAGAGCGAGACTTTGCCAATATCGATCCCACTCGCCACCCCAAAATGCTTGTTGTGTGCGAAGATACAACCGTCACCCCGCTGATTGCTGACTTCCTTCATTTAGAAGGCTTCAGCGAAGATGAGATTTTGCGTGTGGATTCCAATCGCAAGGGTGAGCTGCGCCCTGATGAATGGAGAGTATTGCGAGAGCGTCTTTTCGACGTTGACCGCCATGCCAATCCCCGCGTCATTATCAGCGTATTGATGTTGCGCGAGGGCTTCGACGTGAACAACATTTGCGTTATTGTGCCGTTGCGCGCATCGAGTGCTGGCATTCTACTAGAGCAGACTATTGGCCGAGGCCTTCGCCTTATGTGGCGAGGAGCCGATTATGACGACATTAAAAGCGATAACCGTCGCCTGATACGAACCGGCAAGACGCCAGCCAGCATGATCGATATTCTGTCGATTGTGGAGCACCCTGCCTTCATTGATTTCTATGAAGAGCTGATGAGCGAAGGCCTTGTTGGTGAAATGGACGACGAAGATGACGCCAATACATCTTCGACTGGCGACCTTATCGCCGTGCCGCTCAGACCTGGCTTTGAAGAATATGACTTTGCTATTCCTTTCATCCTTCGCGAGAAAGAAGAAGAGATACAAACACGTGCCATCGATACCGAGAAGCTGGAATCGTTAGAAACCTTCGGTTTTGAACAGCTAAAAGCTATGATCGGAAAGGGTGAAAAATTCCATTCGCTTGACGTGCAGGAACGCACCCGCTTTGGGGATTATCGCGTTAATGGCGGCGTAATGACCGCGACTGGCTATAATGATTATCTAGGCCGGATAGTTCGGCGCATCACAGAAGCCTTGAGCCAGCCACTCACAGATAGTTCGACCAAGTTCAAGAAGGTGACGGAATTCCCGCATGTGCAAATCAACCGCGCCCAATTGGCGAACGGCATTGACCAGTATATTCGCACTCGCCTTTTCGGCCAGGAGATAGACCCCTTCGCCGATGAGAATTGGCGAATTCTATTGATTGACCACGTGACCGAACACGTCATGCGCGTATGGGCGCGGCAGCTTCTTGAGGCTGAAGAAACGGCCACGGCCGCCGATGCGGAAGTCACGCACCGGCTCTTGTCAGAAGTACCGAAGCTCACTATGCGAGAAAGCTCTTCCCTGGCCGTAGAAAAGAGCATCTATTTGCGGCTGCCATATCCTTCCCGCAGCGGCGGGCTTGAACGGGCATTCATCGAAACGGCCGACCGCGATGGGTTGGTTGACGCTTTCTGTAAATTGAATGAGCAAAAGCACATTTACACCCGTTTGCGTTATATCAAGGAAGACGGCTTACCGGCCTTCTATCACCCCGACTTTCTGGTGAAATGCAGCGACAGTATCTATCTAGTGGAAACCAAGGCACAGGGCCAGATAAACACTCCAAACGTCAAGCGCAAGAAGCGCGCCGCCGTGGCCTGGTGTGACAAGATCAACACCTTGGCCCCCGAGCAGCGCAGCAATGCCGAATGGCACTATGTCCTCTTGGGCGAGGACGTTTTCTATGAGTGGCGCGACAAGGGCGCTTCCATTCGCGACATGCTGGACTATGCCAAGCTGCGACCCGTTGATGAACGGATGCAGGCGACTTTTACGTTTTAAGGAGGGACAGCTAATGGAAACCAACAAAACAAAATCAATATCCCTTGCTGAAGCCCTAGCTTTGCCAAATGGTGCGCGTTTTTATCGCTGCGCTCTTCAGGTAAACCCTTTTGCCTATCATGGCAGACACTGCAAACAAAGCGGCTTTCAGACGGAAGCTGATTATAACGCCGCCATCATTGCCGCCTGTAAGGAACTTGAGATTGAAGCGATAGCCGTCACTGACCATTATCGTGTCAGCGACTCATGGGGCCTCATTCGTGCCGCCCGCACCGCCGGCATTTTTGCTTTCGGAGGCTTCGAAGCCGCATCTAGGGATGGGGTGCATTTCCTGTGCCTCTATGACCCAGACAAAGACGAGAGTCTTGAGAGATTTATAGGACAGCAGGGCGTTCATAACACCAACATGGCTTCACCGAACAGCGATAAGGATTGCATCGATCTTCTCAAATGCGTTCGTGAACAGGGCGGCATTGCCATAGCTGCGCACGTCTGCGCCGATAACGGCCTGCTGGCGACTCTCGAAGGGCAGCCACGTATGAACGCCTGGAAATCTCACGATCTTTACGCTTGTGCTCTGCCAGGATCTATCGAAGATGCCCCACAAGGGTGCAAGGTAATTCTGAAAAACACTGATCCCAACCACAAGCGCGAGCGACTTGTTGCCGTCATCAATGCAGCCGATGTGAATTCGCACGCTGACTTGGCCCTGCCGCGCTCATCTTGCCACATAAAGATGACTTCCCTTTCAGTCGAGGGTTTGCGCCAGGCCTTCTTAGACCCCTCTTCCCGCATCCGGTTAAGCCAAGCCGAAGTGGCGGAGCTTCATACCGAATTCGTCGCCATGTCGTGGGAAGGCGGATTTTTGGATGGAACCCGCTTGCACTTCAACGGTAATCTGAATGTCCTAATCGGCGGTCGAGGCACCGGAAAATCCACGGTCATCGAAAGCCTGCGCTATGTCCTGGCGCTTGACCCGCTTGGCGAAGAGGCTGGCAAAGCCCATCAGGGCGTCGTGCGCCAGGTGTTGAAACCTGGCACAAAGGTATCCCTGCTCGTTCGCGCCCACCATCCGGCCAAGCACGATTACACCATTGAGCGGACGGTTCCCAACCCTCCTGTCATCAAAGACGAGGCAGGGAACGTGCTGAATCTGTCGCCTCGCGACGTTGTGCCAGGCGTCGAGGTTTTCGGCCAGCACGAGATTTCTGAGCTGACCAAGAGCCGTGAAAAATTAACCCTTTTACTTGAACGATTCATCGAGCATGATCCGAACGCTGGCGCACGAAAATCCAAGCTGCGGCTTGATCTTGAGAAGTCCCGCGCCCGCATCGGCAGTCTGCAAAAAGAGATCAAGCAAGCCGACGAACGACTTGCTCTTTTGCCTGGGCTAGAAGAGACCCAGAAACGCTTTAAGGAAGCTGGGCTTGAGGAAAAACTGAAGGAAAAGAGCCTTTTGGTGCGTGAGGAACGCATCTTGACTGCCATGAAAGAACGCTTGGCCCCATTCACGGAAGCCCATAATGGGTTTCAGGAAATCCTGCCGGTCGATATGGCCTTCCTAGGCGACAAAGCTATGGAAGGCCTACTAAATGCCGGCCTTCTCTCTGAAGGGAATGCAATACTACAACGCTTCAGCACACAGATGCAGAATATCTCCGGCCAAATAGCGAAGGCTGTTGCTGATACCGACGCGGAAATAGCTGCGTTGCGCACTAGGTGGGATGAGAAGCGCCAAGTGGCCGAGACCACCTATCAGAGCAAATTGCGCGAGCTGCAAAAAGACAAAATCGACGGTGACGAATTCATCAAACTGCGCCGACAGATCGAAGAACTTCAGCCCCTGCGCGAACGTAAAGATATTCTTAACCGAGACCTTACGGCTAACCTCGCCGCAAGACGTGCCCTAATCGATGAATGGGAGAATCTTCAAGCAGAAGAATATCGTCGCTTGGAAAAGGCCGCGAAGAAGGTATCCAAGAAGCTGGGCGGCCGTGTCCGTGTCGAAGTCGCAATGGGCGGCAATCGGGAGCCGTTGGAGAAGCTGCTGCGTGATGAAATCGGCGGGAATCTTGCTGCCCTGCTCGAAAAGCTGCGCACCCGTGACAGCCTTTCTTTGCGCGAGCTGGGCCAAGCTTGCCGCGACGGCAAGGAGGCACTTATAGCAAGGTTCTTTGCACCGCCAGCGGCGGCTGAGCGCATTGTTCAGGCAGGCCCAGACTTCGCCATGCGTGTCGAAGAGCTAGAGCTGGCGGCTACCACCAAGATCGAGCTGAATACGGCCGCCGAAGGCGACCCCGAAAACTGGCAGACCCTTGAGGGCCTTTCGACCGGCCAGAAAGCCACGGCTGTCCTGCTGCTGCTGCTTCTGGAATCCGAGGCCCCCCTTGTCGTCGATCAGCCGGAAGACGATCTCGACAACCGCTTCATCACGGATGGTGTCGTGCCAACCATGAAAGATGAGAAGCGCAAGCGCCAGTTCGTGTTTTCCACACACAATGCCAACATACCCGTGCTGGGCGATGCGGAGCTGATTATCGGCCTATCGACCGGATCGCTCAATTCGACTGTCCAGGGGCGTGTCAACAGAGGCCACATGGGATCGATAGATCTTCAGCCGGTTCGTGAGATGGTGGAAGAAATCCTCGAAGGTGGCAGAACGGCGTTTGAAATGAGACGCCAGAAATACGGATTTTAGCCATGACCATGATCCGCACAGAACTACTCGAAATCATCAAAAACGGCGAAAACTCAGGCGTAGAATTCAAGCGCGACGATGTTACAAACATCAAGATTGCCAAGGAGCTTGTCGCGCTTTCCAATTTTTCCGGCGGCCTGTTGCTGCTTGGGGTTGAAGATGACGGAACGGTCAGCGGCATTACGCGAGAGGGATTGGAAGAGTGGGTTATGACGACGTGCCGCGATAAAATCAGGCCGGCGGTCATCCCCTTTTTCGAAGTTATAAAGGACG from Nitrosomonas sp. PY1 harbors:
- a CDS encoding DEAD/DEAH box helicase produces the protein MASINDLTLACKLTDRVAEACIGLESGSAPILDQVSPTTAELLKWWFQEDFKDTRNFNFHDGQRSGILNVIYAHEVLGMTTLKGLYQEIAPEVLIVSDQAAQIIGAGKNDYPKYCLKMATGTGKTWVLQTLMVWQILNANRTPENGRYTRNFLIVTPGLIVYDRLRDAFEGKERDGKRDFATSDLASYQELFIPPTYRDEIFRFVQGTVCPKEEIGRKVTSGGMIAISNWHILSEEAEDEAEEEIAAPGDRADPAAVVQSLLPLTPGTSQGNDLNVLNRRYERGGILNYLRELQSLMVFNDEAHHIHEFKREGEVSEVEWQKSLTAIAEPKAERFFQVDFSATPYNEVGTGKKAKKTYFPHIVVDFDLKAAMKQGLVKSLVLDRRSEIGALSDEELEFKAYRDENGNPQLAEGQRVMLRAGLTKLRKLERDFANIDPTRHPKMLVVCEDTTVTPLIADFLHLEGFSEDEILRVDSNRKGELRPDEWRVLRERLFDVDRHANPRVIISVLMLREGFDVNNICVIVPLRASSAGILLEQTIGRGLRLMWRGADYDDIKSDNRRLIRTGKTPASMIDILSIVEHPAFIDFYEELMSEGLVGEMDDEDDANTSSTGDLIAVPLRPGFEEYDFAIPFILREKEEEIQTRAIDTEKLESLETFGFEQLKAMIGKGEKFHSLDVQERTRFGDYRVNGGVMTATGYNDYLGRIVRRITEALSQPLTDSSTKFKKVTEFPHVQINRAQLANGIDQYIRTRLFGQEIDPFADENWRILLIDHVTEHVMRVWARQLLEAEETATAADAEVTHRLLSEVPKLTMRESSSLAVEKSIYLRLPYPSRSGGLERAFIETADRDGLVDAFCKLNEQKHIYTRLRYIKEDGLPAFYHPDFLVKCSDSIYLVETKAQGQINTPNVKRKKRAAVAWCDKINTLAPEQRSNAEWHYVLLGEDVFYEWRDKGASIRDMLDYAKLRPVDERMQATFTF
- a CDS encoding TrlF family AAA-like ATPase, with the translated sequence METNKTKSISLAEALALPNGARFYRCALQVNPFAYHGRHCKQSGFQTEADYNAAIIAACKELEIEAIAVTDHYRVSDSWGLIRAARTAGIFAFGGFEAASRDGVHFLCLYDPDKDESLERFIGQQGVHNTNMASPNSDKDCIDLLKCVREQGGIAIAAHVCADNGLLATLEGQPRMNAWKSHDLYACALPGSIEDAPQGCKVILKNTDPNHKRERLVAVINAADVNSHADLALPRSSCHIKMTSLSVEGLRQAFLDPSSRIRLSQAEVAELHTEFVAMSWEGGFLDGTRLHFNGNLNVLIGGRGTGKSTVIESLRYVLALDPLGEEAGKAHQGVVRQVLKPGTKVSLLVRAHHPAKHDYTIERTVPNPPVIKDEAGNVLNLSPRDVVPGVEVFGQHEISELTKSREKLTLLLERFIEHDPNAGARKSKLRLDLEKSRARIGSLQKEIKQADERLALLPGLEETQKRFKEAGLEEKLKEKSLLVREERILTAMKERLAPFTEAHNGFQEILPVDMAFLGDKAMEGLLNAGLLSEGNAILQRFSTQMQNISGQIAKAVADTDAEIAALRTRWDEKRQVAETTYQSKLRELQKDKIDGDEFIKLRRQIEELQPLRERKDILNRDLTANLAARRALIDEWENLQAEEYRRLEKAAKKVSKKLGGRVRVEVAMGGNREPLEKLLRDEIGGNLAALLEKLRTRDSLSLRELGQACRDGKEALIARFFAPPAAAERIVQAGPDFAMRVEELELAATTKIELNTAAEGDPENWQTLEGLSTGQKATAVLLLLLLESEAPLVVDQPEDDLDNRFITDGVVPTMKDEKRKRQFVFSTHNANIPVLGDAELIIGLSTGSLNSTVQGRVNRGHMGSIDLQPVREMVEEILEGGRTAFEMRRQKYGF